Genomic segment of Paenalkalicoccus suaedae:
TTCCACGAAACGCTTCACGATGGTCTTACGATGCTTCAAAAGCTCATTGAAGAAGCGAAAGCGAGCGGTAGCTCTCTTATTTCTGGCGAGCACGTATTCCGTCTCTACGATACGTATGGCTTCCCAGTTGATTTAACAGAGGAATATGCGAACGAAGCTGGCGTTAATGTTGATCTAGAAGGTTTTGAAACGGAAATGCAACAGCAACGTGATCGAGCACGAGCAGCTCGTCAAGATAGTGGCTCCATGCAACTTCAAGATGAGATTTTAGGAAGTATTACAGAGAAAAGTGAGTTTGTTGGCTACACGGACCTAGAGCTTGATGCTACGGTACTTGCAATGGTGAAGGACAAGCAGCTTGTTGATGAGGCACACGAAGGTGATACGCTTCAGCTAATGCTTACGCAAACACCGTTTTACGCTGAGAGCGGTGGTCAAATGGCAGACCATGGTGAAATCATTGCAAATGGTGCGCAGCTGATTGTACAAGACGTCCAAAAGGCTCCAAACGGTCAGCACCTTCACACGGTTAACGTAGTAGCGGGATCCATCCAAACTGGTGAATCCGTGCGAGCTTCGGTATCGGAGCAAAAGCGTGCTGCGATCATTAAAAACCATACGGCTACGCACATTTTACATCAAGCGTTGAAGGATGTTCTTGGTGATCACGTCAACCAAGCCGGCTCGCTTGTACAAGAGACACGTCTGCGCTTTGACTTCTCTCATTTTGGTCAAGTATCGCAACAAGAGCTGGAGCAAATTGAGACAATCGTGAACCAAAAGATTTGGGAAGCGATCGATGTTGCTATTTTCGAAACATCGATAGATGAAGCAAAAGAGATGGGTGCAATGGCATTATTTGGAGAGAAGTACGGCAAGAACGTTCGTGTTGTAAAAATGGATGACTACAGTTTAGAGCTATGCGGAGGCTGTCACGTGACAAACACTGCTGAAATCGGCATCTTTAAGCTTGTTTCTGAAGGCGGTATTGGAGCTGGTGTTCGTCGCATTGAAGCTGTCACTGCTCAAAAAGCATATGAGTTTATGAGTGGTCAGGTTGACAAGCTACGTGAAGCAGCGGGGCTATTAAAATCATCGATTGAAGATGTACCAGCTCGCGTCGAGCAATTACAAAAGCAACTGAAGGAAAAGGATCGTGAGAATGATTCACTTCAGTCGAAGCTTGGGCAATTGCAGGCAGGAGATCTGCTTAATGAAGTCGAAGAGGTTAATGGTGTTGCTGTCCTTAGAAAGCAAGTAGCGGCATCTGATATGAATGCTCTTCGAGGATTAGCGGATTCGCTTAAAGAAAAGCTTGGATCTGGAATTCTTGTATTAGCAGCAGTAAATGAGGGTAAGGTAAGTATTGTAACTAGCGTATCAAAGGACCTTCACGATAAAGGACATCATGCTGGTAAATTAATTAAAGAAGTGGCAGCAGTTTGCGGCGGTGGCGGCGGTGGTCGTCCTGATATGGCGCAGGCTGGTGGTAAGGATGCAAGTCGTGTGCCAGAAGCATTAGATAAGGCGCTCGAAATCATTAAAAACGCCTAGTGTGGAGAGCCGCTTTCATGTACAATGAAAGATAAGTATAGTAGCATGGGGTTACAGGATGTACCTTATCTTTCCAATGAATAGGAAGGTGGGAGTGGTATGAGTTCAATAGACAAAACGATGAAATTTAGCTTTCATGACGATGACATGGAGAAGCACGTAAAAGAAGTGCTGATGAAGGTGTACGGATCCCTTGAAGATAAGGGGTATAATCCGATCAACCAGATCGTTGGGTATTTGCTATCCGGCGACCCAGCTTACATCCCACGTCACAATGATGCTCGTTCCCTCATTCGCAAAATTGAGCGGGACGAAATCATTGAAGAACTTGTTCGCTCCTATTTATCTCAGCAACATAAAGGAGAATAAATGAAGAGTTTAGGACTAGACGTAGGAACAAAAACAATAGGTGTTGCTGTAAGCGACGCCTTAGGCTGGACAGCACAAGGACTTACAACAATTAGACGCGAAGAAGGTCAGGAAGAGAAGGATTTTGACGCTTTAGCTACCATTATTAGTGAGAATGAAATCTCTGCGATTGTTGTAGGACTCCCTAAAAATATGAATGGGACAATTGGTCCCTCCGGAGAGGCCTGTCAGGCTTTTGCTGAAGAATTAAAGACACGTACAGGGCTCCCGGTCCACTTATGGGACGAGCGTTTGACGACCGTAGCAGCCGAAAAAATGCTGATCGGTGCAGACGTGAGTCGCAAAAAACGTAAGAAAGTCATTGATAAAATGGCTGCGGTAATGATCCTTCAAGGATATCTCGACCGCACGTAACACACTACTAGGAGGTACAAATATGTCTGAATTACACATTAAACGACCAGAAGGCGACGACGATCGCATTGTTATCCCTGACGAAAACGGGGACGAGCATCTATTTAAAGTACTATTCACGTTTGACGTTGATACAACAGGAACATCTTACATGGTGCTTGCACCTGAAGGAATCAGTGAAGACGATGAGGATGAAGACGAGATTGAGGTCCATGCTTTCCGCTTTGAAGAGAAAGCAGGAGAAGATCTTTCTTTATTCGCGATCGAAACAGAAGAAGAGTGGGAAATGGTAGAAGAACTTCTTAACACCTTCACTGACGACGAAGACGAGGTAGAGTAAGCTCGGATACATGCTTCAATAATAGTAACTATAGAGTGGCCAATGCGGTGAAACGCGTTGGTCACTCTTTTTTATGTTTGGAGAAGAAGGGGACTATTTTTATTGTGGGAAGAATTGGTGAAATCGAGTGAATAAAAGCTTTATTTGTGTACGGCATATGAAATCGCGCAAGTTGGAGGGGGAACCGCGCAAGCTGAGTGGGTGATCGCGTGAAAGTCAGGGTGGATCACGCGAAAAAGAGGTGCGATTGCGTGAGATGGAAAAAATCGCGCAAGTTGGAGGGGGAACTGCGCAAGTTGAGGGGCTAATCGCGTGAAAGTAAGGGTGAATCGCGCGAAAAAGAGGTGCGATTACGTGAGATGGAAAAAATCGCGCAAGTTGGAGAGGGAACTGCGCAAGTTGAGGGACTGATCGCGTTAAAGTAAGGGTGAATCGCGCGAAAAAGAGGTACGATTACGTGAGATGGAAAAAATCGCGCAAGTTGGAGAGGGAATTGCGCAAGTGGAGGGGCTAATCGCGTGAAAGTAAGGGTGAATCGCGCGAAAAAGAGGTGCGATTACGTGAGATGGAAAAAATCGCGCAAGTTGGAGAGGGAACCGCGCAAGATGAGGGGCTAATCGCGTGAAAATAAGGGTGAATCGCGTAAAAATCAGCTGAGACTGCGCAAGGTGGAAAAACTGCACTAATATCGGATGATCGATTCTACCGAACCGCAGAAACAAAAAGGAAAAAGTCATTCTCCCCACCTCATTTCCTGTCCATCTAAAAAAAGCGTCCCTAATAATCTTAAATAAAACGCCATTTTAATAAACACACCTATGACCATCCTTCTATAAGATGTGCAAAAACGACATATCGACAGCGCAATTTTTGTAGTATAATGGAATTCGTGAAAGGGGTGCTCGTCGTTGTCAGATGAAAAGAAACAGAAAAAAGAAGCAAAGATGCAAAAGCATCGTGAACGAATAGAACAAAAAAAACAAGAGGCTGGACTAGTTCGTAAGATTGTATTTACGATTTTTATTGTTCTACTTTTCGTCATTGTCGGTGTTGGATTTACAGCGTACCAGTACGTTATGGGTGCAATCGGCCCAGTTGATGAAGAAAATGAAGACCCTGTACTCGTCACAATTCCAATTGGATCTACTACGACGTCTATTGGAGAAACACTTGAAGAGTCTGGTGTTATTGAAAGTGCAACATTATTCCGCTATTATGTTCGTTTTAGAAGTGAATCAGGATTCCAAGCTGGAGACTATCAGCTGTCTCAAGCTATGAGTGTAGATGAAATTATTCAAGAACTAAAAGAAGGAACGGTTTACGAAGAATTCGCTACGACATTCACCATTCCTGAAGGCTTTTGGGCAGAAGAAATGTTTGCCCGAATTGGTTCTCAAACAACTGTTGAAGAAGAAGAATTAGTAGAACTTGCTCAAGATAGAGAGTATTTGGAAGAGCTTATCGAACGCTATGATATGCTCGATGACACGATTTTAGAGTTAGCAGATCAAGTTGTACCTGTTGATGAAGCTACTGAAGAGAGTGATTCTTATGTGCGAGAGCCATTAGAAGGTTACTTCTTCCCAGCGAGGTATGATTTTGTTGAAGAAGAAATCACAGCTCAGATGGCGATAGAAGCGATGCTTGATCGTATGGAGCAGGAGCTTACAACGTTAAATGCCTTGAACGGTTCAGAGACAGCTCATCAAGTACTTACACGCGCGTCTATTATTGAAGGAGAAGCGCAAAACGATGAGGAACGTCCAATTATCTCTGGTGTTATCGAAAATCGATTAACAGTTGGTATGCCATTACAAATGGATCCAACCGTATCCTACGCACATGGTGAACGACTATCTCGTACATTGTTTGAGGATTTAGAGATAGAGTCTCCTTACAATACGTATCATGTAACCGGACTACCACTAGGACCAATAAATAACCCTGGTGCAGCGTCTATTCAAGCGGCGACGACACCGGAGGATCATAACTACCTGTTTTTCTATCATGCACCAAACGGCGAAGTGTATTTTAACGAAACACTCGCGCAGCACGAAGCAACTGTTAATCAATTTAGAGAAGAATAAGACGATGGGGGAATGCCAAGGTGTATATTGGCATTCTCTCGCTGTGTAAAGGCTTAGGAGGCAATTTGCATGAACAATGATAAAACGCATCAATATATCACATCTCTCATCCCACCTCGAGAAGGGTTGCTCTTACAAATGGAGGAATATGCGCTAGAGAATAACGTGCCTATCATGGATGTGGAAGGTATGCACGTGTTACTAGAGCTGTTAAAGCTACAAAAGCCAAGTCGAATCTTAGAGGTAGGAACAGCAATTGGCTATTCTGGGATCCGAATGCTCAAGGCTTGCCATGGGGCTTCTCTTGTGTCGATTGAGCGAGATGAGGAGAGAGTGCGCTTAGCTAAAGAAAATATTTTAAAGGCGAAGCTTGAGGATCGATTTACGATCATTGAGGGAGATGCGTTAGAAGTATTTTCGCAAGTAGCCAATCATTCGCCATATGACGTTCTTTTTATAGATGCTGCAAAGGGTCAGTACGAGAAGTTCTTTCAACTTTACGAGCCGCTGGTAGCAGAGGACGGCGTAATCTTGTCTGACAACACGTTGTTTAGAGGATATGTGGCAAATGAAGTAGAACCGGAGAGCCGCAGAATGCGTTCTATGGCGAAGAAACTAGCTGAATATAACGCTTCTCTGATGAACCATGACCGTTTTTCATCCATGCTTCTCCCAGTCGGAGATGGACTTTTAGTAACTCGAAAAGAAAAACAGTGAAAAAACACTGAAATAGCTTTCCCTCAGGGGAGAAATATGATAAATTATGTTGAAGAACATAGTGAGGATAAGACTTCTACAGTGATGTAGGCGTCTTTCTTTTTGTGTTGAGTCGTAATAAATGGAAGGGACTTATGCAAACATGAAGAAAAAGCCTGTCATAATTGGCGTCGCTGGTGGTTCTGGTTCTGGAAAAACGACGGTAGCCAATGAGATTTACGGTCAATTTCCTGAGCAATCAATTCTAATGATTGAACAAGACGCATACTATAAAAATCAGTCGCACTTACCTATGGAAGAGCGATTAAAGACAAATTACGATCATCCTTTAGCATTCGATACGGATTTGCTAATCGAACAGCTCCATGCTCTTTTAGCCCATGAGGCCATTGAGAAGCCGGTGTATGATTATGCGAATCACACACGCTCTGAAGAGACAATTCCAGTTCAGCCACGTGATGTCATCATTCTAGAGGGTATTCTTATTTTGGAAGATGAGCGTCTTCGTGATATGATGGACATTAAATTATTTGTAGATACTGACTCTGATTTAAGGATCATCCGCCGAATGATGAGAGATATTAAAGATCGTGGTCGTACAATTGATTCGGTTATTGATCAGTATACGGAAGTAGTTAGACCAATGCATCTGCAATTCATTGAGCCGACTAAGCGTTATGCAGATATTATTGTTCCAGAAGGTGGACAAAACCACGTTGCTATTGACCTTATGGTAACAAAAATAAAGACTGTT
This window contains:
- the ruvX gene encoding Holliday junction resolvase RuvX; the encoded protein is MKSLGLDVGTKTIGVAVSDALGWTAQGLTTIRREEGQEEKDFDALATIISENEISAIVVGLPKNMNGTIGPSGEACQAFAEELKTRTGLPVHLWDERLTTVAAEKMLIGADVSRKKRKKVIDKMAAVMILQGYLDRT
- the mltG gene encoding endolytic transglycosylase MltG produces the protein MSDEKKQKKEAKMQKHRERIEQKKQEAGLVRKIVFTIFIVLLFVIVGVGFTAYQYVMGAIGPVDEENEDPVLVTIPIGSTTTSIGETLEESGVIESATLFRYYVRFRSESGFQAGDYQLSQAMSVDEIIQELKEGTVYEEFATTFTIPEGFWAEEMFARIGSQTTVEEEELVELAQDREYLEELIERYDMLDDTILELADQVVPVDEATEESDSYVREPLEGYFFPARYDFVEEEITAQMAIEAMLDRMEQELTTLNALNGSETAHQVLTRASIIEGEAQNDEERPIISGVIENRLTVGMPLQMDPTVSYAHGERLSRTLFEDLEIESPYNTYHVTGLPLGPINNPGAASIQAATTPEDHNYLFFYHAPNGEVYFNETLAQHEATVNQFREE
- a CDS encoding IreB family regulatory phosphoprotein; this translates as MSSIDKTMKFSFHDDDMEKHVKEVLMKVYGSLEDKGYNPINQIVGYLLSGDPAYIPRHNDARSLIRKIERDEIIEELVRSYLSQQHKGE
- the alaS gene encoding alanine--tRNA ligase → MKRLTSAEVRQMYLDFFKEKGHAVEPSASLVPHEDPSLLWINSGVATLKKYFDGRVIPENPRIVNAQKSIRTNDIENVGKTARHHTFFEMLGNFSIGDYFKKEAIHWAWEFLTSEKWIGFDPEKLSVTIYPEDEEAFTIWNEEVGVPKERIIRLEENFWDIGEGPCGPNTEIFYDRGESYGNDPNDKELFPGGENERYLEVWNLVFSQYNHNPDGSYTPLPKKNIDTGMGLERMVSVIQDAKTNFDTDLFMPIITKTAETAGVKYGESTEQDTAFKVIADHVRTVSFAVSDGALPSNEGRGYVLRRLLRRAVRYAKQLGIDKPFMFNLVPIVAEVMEDFYPEVKAKTEFIQKVMKNEEERFHETLHDGLTMLQKLIEEAKASGSSLISGEHVFRLYDTYGFPVDLTEEYANEAGVNVDLEGFETEMQQQRDRARAARQDSGSMQLQDEILGSITEKSEFVGYTDLELDATVLAMVKDKQLVDEAHEGDTLQLMLTQTPFYAESGGQMADHGEIIANGAQLIVQDVQKAPNGQHLHTVNVVAGSIQTGESVRASVSEQKRAAIIKNHTATHILHQALKDVLGDHVNQAGSLVQETRLRFDFSHFGQVSQQELEQIETIVNQKIWEAIDVAIFETSIDEAKEMGAMALFGEKYGKNVRVVKMDDYSLELCGGCHVTNTAEIGIFKLVSEGGIGAGVRRIEAVTAQKAYEFMSGQVDKLREAAGLLKSSIEDVPARVEQLQKQLKEKDRENDSLQSKLGQLQAGDLLNEVEEVNGVAVLRKQVAASDMNALRGLADSLKEKLGSGILVLAAVNEGKVSIVTSVSKDLHDKGHHAGKLIKEVAAVCGGGGGGRPDMAQAGGKDASRVPEALDKALEIIKNA
- a CDS encoding O-methyltransferase, with the protein product MNNDKTHQYITSLIPPREGLLLQMEEYALENNVPIMDVEGMHVLLELLKLQKPSRILEVGTAIGYSGIRMLKACHGASLVSIERDEERVRLAKENILKAKLEDRFTIIEGDALEVFSQVANHSPYDVLFIDAAKGQYEKFFQLYEPLVAEDGVILSDNTLFRGYVANEVEPESRRMRSMAKKLAEYNASLMNHDRFSSMLLPVGDGLLVTRKEKQ
- a CDS encoding DUF1292 domain-containing protein, encoding MSELHIKRPEGDDDRIVIPDENGDEHLFKVLFTFDVDTTGTSYMVLAPEGISEDDEDEDEIEVHAFRFEEKAGEDLSLFAIETEEEWEMVEELLNTFTDDEDEVE
- the udk gene encoding uridine kinase; protein product: MKKKPVIIGVAGGSGSGKTTVANEIYGQFPEQSILMIEQDAYYKNQSHLPMEERLKTNYDHPLAFDTDLLIEQLHALLAHEAIEKPVYDYANHTRSEETIPVQPRDVIILEGILILEDERLRDMMDIKLFVDTDSDLRIIRRMMRDIKDRGRTIDSVIDQYTEVVRPMHLQFIEPTKRYADIIVPEGGQNHVAIDLMVTKIKTVLDSKALI